The following coding sequences are from one Oceaniferula flava window:
- a CDS encoding tetratricopeptide repeat protein, protein MRKKAAFSPVICRISLSLGLMSSLAVITSCGPDASDIPLVNAAGGSAVGANSSAADTLLAQGQAYQAAGNNKKAISTYKELAKKYPYSKAAGEASFAEGQILDKEGDLFKAFEAYQRLITNHQASPHYSAAIKRQEAVAHAAANGVIKNNFLGMKTRISPDKVEKMLGQVRDNAPKAASASKAQYTIGQVWQKEGSADRAMAAYKRVDIDFASSPYAPDALYQTGEILVIKAERGNQNKANVNRARQIYNDLVQRYPSHPRAADARKRLSMLGGQDIQRSYDVAEFYRAKGQNQSALFYYREVMNMTKSGALYNQAKQRVAELSGQ, encoded by the coding sequence ATGCGTAAGAAAGCAGCCTTTTCTCCAGTGATTTGTCGGATCAGCCTTTCCCTTGGTTTGATGTCAAGTTTGGCCGTCATCACCTCCTGTGGCCCTGATGCCAGCGATATACCTCTGGTGAATGCAGCTGGAGGTTCAGCTGTCGGTGCCAATTCCTCTGCCGCTGACACCCTGTTGGCCCAAGGTCAGGCCTACCAAGCAGCGGGTAACAACAAGAAGGCAATCTCCACTTATAAGGAGTTGGCTAAAAAATACCCCTACTCCAAAGCGGCCGGTGAGGCATCCTTTGCCGAGGGCCAGATCCTCGATAAAGAAGGTGACCTTTTCAAAGCGTTCGAAGCCTATCAGCGCCTGATCACCAATCACCAAGCCAGCCCTCACTACTCGGCAGCTATCAAGCGTCAGGAAGCCGTGGCTCACGCGGCGGCGAACGGGGTGATCAAAAACAACTTCCTCGGTATGAAAACCCGGATCAGCCCTGACAAGGTGGAAAAAATGCTCGGTCAAGTGCGCGACAACGCACCGAAAGCAGCCAGTGCCTCCAAGGCGCAGTATACCATCGGCCAAGTCTGGCAGAAAGAAGGTAGCGCCGACCGAGCCATGGCAGCCTACAAACGTGTGGATATTGATTTTGCAAGCAGCCCCTACGCCCCGGATGCTCTCTATCAGACCGGTGAAATTCTCGTCATCAAGGCAGAGCGTGGCAACCAGAACAAAGCCAACGTCAACCGCGCACGTCAGATTTACAATGATCTCGTGCAACGCTACCCCAGTCACCCACGAGCCGCTGATGCTAGAAAGCGCCTCTCCATGTTAGGTGGTCAGGACATCCAGCGCAGCTACGACGTGGCTGAGTTCTACCGCGCCAAAGGCCAGAACCAATCGGCTCTGTTCTACTACCGCGAAGTCATGAACATGACCAAGAGCGGCGCACTTTACAATCAAGCCAAGCAACGGGTCGCTGAGTTGAGTGGTCAGTAA
- a CDS encoding CAP domain-containing protein, with translation MKAVISILTCCATAVLLSSCASSLSSSPTRSAPKASQGEQAVAEQIFALINAERAQIGKKPLRGNRGLNQMAQKQADFMSQRSSVTTMGSMNRSQYAYLRLNVQNLTELANATASSNTASAVVQSWKNSPEHNRTLRQSWNTTGIGVSQGADGKTYVTMLVGVSSTGVPRSVTPIGW, from the coding sequence ATGAAAGCCGTAATCTCGATTCTAACCTGCTGTGCTACAGCTGTTCTGCTCAGCTCTTGTGCATCGAGCCTCAGTTCAAGCCCTACCAGATCTGCTCCAAAAGCAAGTCAGGGTGAGCAAGCCGTTGCGGAACAAATTTTTGCACTTATCAATGCCGAACGTGCCCAAATTGGAAAAAAACCACTGCGCGGCAACCGTGGATTGAACCAAATGGCCCAGAAACAGGCCGATTTCATGAGCCAGCGCTCCAGCGTAACCACCATGGGGTCGATGAACCGCTCGCAATACGCCTACCTCCGCCTGAATGTGCAGAATCTCACCGAACTGGCCAATGCCACCGCATCCAGCAACACTGCCTCGGCCGTGGTGCAATCGTGGAAAAACAGCCCGGAACACAACCGCACTCTGCGCCAGTCGTGGAACACCACCGGCATCGGTGTCAGCCAAGGAGCCGACGGCAAAACCTACGTCACCATGCTGGTCGGCGTCAGCTCTACCGGCGTGCCTCGCTCGGTGACCCCCATCGGCTGGTAA
- a CDS encoding ribonuclease HII, translated as MPDLEFENARRQQGHTLIAGIDEAGRGPLAGPVAAAAVILPDNFTHPLLNDSKKLTEKRREALYAELTERDDILWGLSFADAEEIDRINILRATHAAMARATEALTPTPDFCLIDGLAVPSFPFPSEGIVKGDGKSLSIAAASVIAKVSRDRLMLQYAEQYPAYGFERHKGYGTKVHLEALQEHGPCPIHRQSFAPVAKATRPQ; from the coding sequence ATGCCGGATTTAGAATTTGAAAATGCCAGGAGACAGCAAGGTCACACCTTGATCGCAGGGATCGATGAAGCTGGCAGGGGACCTCTTGCCGGCCCGGTGGCTGCCGCCGCAGTGATCCTGCCGGATAATTTCACCCATCCGCTGCTGAACGACTCCAAAAAGCTCACCGAGAAACGGCGCGAGGCGCTTTATGCCGAACTGACCGAACGCGACGACATCCTCTGGGGGCTCTCCTTTGCCGATGCGGAAGAAATCGATCGCATCAACATCCTGCGCGCCACCCACGCCGCCATGGCCCGCGCCACCGAAGCCCTGACACCCACCCCCGATTTCTGCCTCATCGATGGCCTGGCGGTGCCGTCTTTTCCTTTTCCCTCGGAAGGCATTGTCAAAGGTGATGGCAAAAGCCTGTCGATCGCCGCCGCCAGCGTCATTGCCAAAGTCTCACGCGATCGCCTGATGCTGCAATACGCCGAACAATACCCTGCCTACGGCTTCGAACGCCACAAAGGCTACGGCACCAAGGTCCACTTAGAAGCCCTGCAAGAACACGGCCCATGCCCGATCCACCGCCAGTCCTTCGCCCCGGTAGCGAAAGCCACGCGGCCGCAGTAG